ACACATAGAACAAAATTCTGCTTCTTTAAATACGTCTTGAGGCAGTGTCTCATCATGATACTCACGTGCACGTTCACTATCAAGGGCAAGTTCAAACTGTTTTTCCCAATCAAATGCATAACGCGCATCACTCATTTCATCGTCAATATCACGTGCACCCTTACGTCCACGTGCAATGTCTGCAGCATGGGCAGCTATTTTGTATGCAATAATACCTTCACGTACATCGTCTGCATTTGGAAGTCCTAAGTGCTCTTTTGGAGTTACGTAACATAACATAGATGCTCCATGCCATCCTCCAACAGCAGCACCGATAGCAGATGAGATATGATCATACCCTGCTGCGATATCAGTTACAAGTGGTCCTAATATATAAAAAGGAGCCTCGTGACAATATTCACGTTGGATCTTCATATTACGCTCAATCTGATTTAAAGGAACATGACCTGGACCTTCAATCATAACCTGAACATTTTTCTCCCAAGCACGAAGTGTTAATTCACCAAGAACTTTAAGCTCACCAAGTTGTGCATCATCACTTGCATCAGCTAGACAACCTGGACGAAGTGAATCTCCTAAAGATAAAGAAACATCGTATCTAGCACAAATATCTAAGATATCATCAAAAGCCGTAAAGAAAGGATTTTCTCTATGATAGTGCATCATCCATGCTGCCATTAATGAACCACCGCGAGATACTATACCCATCTTACGTTTTGCTACTTTTGGCATAGTCTCTAATAAAAAACCTGCGTGGATAGTAAAGTATGAAACACCCTGCTTCGCTTGGCGTTCTAGTACTTCAAGCATAACCTCTATACTTAAATCCTCTATCTTATTTCCAACATCGTGTAAAATCTGATAAATCGGCACAGTACCTATTGGAATTTTTGAATTAGCGATTACGGCTGAACGAATCTCGTCCAGATCACCACCAGTTGATAAGTCCATCGCTGTATCAGCTTTATAATGTTGTGAAACTTGAACTTTTTCTATCTCACCTTGAACATCACTTGCTATTGCAGATGATCCTATATTTGCATTTATCTTACATTTTGATGCTAAACCGATAGCCATCGGTTCTAAGTTTGTGTGATTAACATTGGCAGGAATTATTAAGCGTCCCCTTGCAATCTCACTTCTT
This region of Sulfurimonas sp. genomic DNA includes:
- the thiC gene encoding phosphomethylpyrimidine synthase ThiC: MRTSWVKERENDECKTQMYYAKQGIITQEMEYVAKIEDLDPELVRSEIARGRLIIPANVNHTNLEPMAIGLASKCKINANIGSSAIASDVQGEIEKVQVSQHYKADTAMDLSTGGDLDEIRSAVIANSKIPIGTVPIYQILHDVGNKIEDLSIEVMLEVLERQAKQGVSYFTIHAGFLLETMPKVAKRKMGIVSRGGSLMAAWMMHYHRENPFFTAFDDILDICARYDVSLSLGDSLRPGCLADASDDAQLGELKVLGELTLRAWEKNVQVMIEGPGHVPLNQIERNMKIQREYCHEAPFYILGPLVTDIAAGYDHISSAIGAAVGGWHGASMLCYVTPKEHLGLPNADDVREGIIAYKIAAHAADIARGRKGARDIDDEMSDARYAFDWEKQFELALDSERAREYHDETLPQDVFKEAEFCSMCGPKFCSYKITQEIMDNPEAIAKIAEDAKLAEAN